A window of Candidatus Poribacteria bacterium genomic DNA:
TACGCGTGCTCAGGTTTTAGGAGAACAAATGGAAACAGAAGATGGTTTGACTGCAGCTGTTGAAATAATAGAGTCCTTCTAATTTTTTAATGTTCCTTTTGGCTACTGGCATTTGGATGGAAAGATGAGTACCACCCCTTCCATCTGATCCTGCTGACAACTATTTAGAAAAATGAAACGAATTCTCGTCTTTAGTTTTAGTTTTATCGGTGATGCAGTATTATCAACTACTGTTATCCAACCGCTACGCGCACATTTTCCAGATGCGCATATTACCTTCCTCGTCGGACCGCGAGCGTTTGACCTCCTCGCTGCTGAACCGAATATCGATGCAACCATCCTTTATGACAATCGAGGTGAACACGCTGGTTGGAAAGGCAGGCTGCGTCTCATAAAAACCTTACGCCTCGGCAAATTCGACCTCGTTGTGAACCTACGGGATAGCCTTACGGCACGGTGTATCGGTGCGGCACATTGGGGTATGGTTCGCGGTGACAGCAATCGTCATGCTGTCCCCCGCTATCTGGAAGTGCTTCAGAAACATGGCATTGACACAGTAGATGCACATCCGCATTTACAATTAACTGAAACAGAACAAACAGAGGCACACCGTCTTCTTTGGGAAGCCGGTCTCACGTCAGAACGGTTGTTAGTTGGTATTCATCCAGGTGGGAATTGGAAATATAAGTTGTGGGGCGCAAGGAACTACGCGCAACTTGCGAATGTTCTGTCTAAAGAACAAAAGACTTCGATTTTACTTTTCGCCGGTCCAAACGAATGGAAACTCCAAGTACAAGTCGTAAAGATGATGGACGTTCCACCAATTCTCATTCAGATGGAAAATCTACGTCATCTCGCGGCGTTAATCTCTATGTGCGATGTCTATATCGGCAACGACACGGGACCGATGCATATCGCTGCGGCTGTGGATACACCGGTAGTCGCACTTTTCGGTTCAACGAACCACATTCGGAGCGGTCCCTACGGCGATAAGCACACAGTTGTCCAGAGTGGAATGGATTTGGGATGTAATCCGTGTCATCCGGGGCGGAGTCCGGGGGGATGCGATGCGGGGAGTTGTGAAGTAATTGCGGGGATTACAGTGGAACAGGTATTGGCAGCAGTGGAGCGTTATACTTCCTCAATCTCGATTCCTAATTCTCGTAAATTCTCCTTAAACTCATCATAAGCATCTTGTGAGATTTTACCATCGGAGGCTTTCAATTCAAGTTGCATATTCTGAAAATTAGATTGCAGTTCGTTGAGATGTTGTACTACACTGCTTACCTTCCCTTGGGGCAACCTAAAACGGATACTGATTGTTTTTTTAGATTCTCCATCTGGTAGACTGTTATCAGTGCCATCATCTGGTGGATCCACACTTTCACTATCATCTAGTGGATCCGGATCTGGTCGTTCGACAATCAAGCTTGTAGAAATCGATGGATCGATTAGAACTTCACTGTCACCCAAAGTAATTGTTGAAACTTCTTCCCTGAAAGCACGTAGAACGGGTTTATCATCTATTTTATCACCGATTCCAAAAGTGCCTTGCCGAACACCTTCACATATTGCTGATTCCCATATATCGCGAAGCGGTCGAGGCTCGTTGGTAGATTGTGGATTGTATTGGAACGGCAGAGATGTTGAAATTGTTTCGTTTTCCTTCAGATAGTCATGCAAGATTTCTTCTGGTGTAATACTTTCACGAGCGAGGTTCGGTTGGATAATCACCTCAGCGTCGGTGAGAGTTACTTCCGGTAATGCCGTGTTAAAGGCGCGTGGCACGAGTTTATCAGCTGCTCTCTCACCGATTCCAAATATCCCGGTTTCAATACCTCTGCGAATACCTTCTATCCACGTATGGCGTTGGACGCGTTTTTCGCCTGGGGTGCGGAGG
This region includes:
- a CDS encoding glycosyltransferase family 9 protein gives rise to the protein MKRILVFSFSFIGDAVLSTTVIQPLRAHFPDAHITFLVGPRAFDLLAAEPNIDATILYDNRGEHAGWKGRLRLIKTLRLGKFDLVVNLRDSLTARCIGAAHWGMVRGDSNRHAVPRYLEVLQKHGIDTVDAHPHLQLTETEQTEAHRLLWEAGLTSERLLVGIHPGGNWKYKLWGARNYAQLANVLSKEQKTSILLFAGPNEWKLQVQVVKMMDVPPILIQMENLRHLAALISMCDVYIGNDTGPMHIAAAVDTPVVALFGSTNHIRSGPYGDKHTVVQSGMDLGCNPCHPGRSPGGCDAGSCEVIAGITVEQVLAAVERYTSSISIPNSRKFSLNSS